A portion of the Dethiobacter alkaliphilus AHT 1 genome contains these proteins:
- a CDS encoding M23 family metallopeptidase: protein MKKKIILLIAVLAIGLLFVNANPLEILETFAVPDAPNEKEPIETDPDPDAPAVALDQPADAPAEEELDIPQEPELPEIDFVNDSMDELVDRLSYMETPIEGRSVTSVNGQLPNAPRNYRNGVHEGLDYYNTIGRDVLAAGPGTVIRADHGYVEMTLEEYEDVIRRSITANGTPPELLDKLRGMQVWIEHPDGVVTRYAHLKEIRPEITEGTIVETGQAIATVGNTGMRANVTGVIESPSGEPHLHFEIWHGNTFLGQGRSPDTVRRLYSRILD, encoded by the coding sequence ATGAAAAAGAAAATTATTCTGCTTATAGCCGTCCTGGCTATAGGCTTACTATTTGTGAACGCCAACCCACTGGAAATACTGGAAACTTTTGCGGTCCCCGATGCACCCAATGAAAAAGAACCGATAGAAACTGACCCCGACCCGGATGCTCCTGCAGTTGCTCTGGACCAACCGGCAGATGCTCCAGCGGAAGAAGAGCTGGATATCCCCCAGGAACCGGAGCTGCCGGAAATCGATTTCGTTAATGATTCCATGGATGAACTGGTGGACAGGCTCTCTTACATGGAGACACCCATTGAAGGGCGCAGCGTGACTTCCGTTAACGGGCAGCTTCCCAATGCTCCCCGTAATTACCGCAACGGAGTTCACGAAGGCCTGGACTATTACAACACCATCGGCCGTGACGTATTGGCAGCGGGGCCGGGAACGGTAATCCGCGCCGACCACGGTTATGTGGAAATGACACTGGAAGAATATGAAGATGTTATCCGCAGATCCATCACCGCCAACGGTACTCCTCCGGAATTGTTGGACAAGCTGCGCGGTATGCAGGTCTGGATTGAACATCCCGACGGTGTGGTAACCCGTTATGCCCATCTAAAAGAGATTCGCCCCGAAATCACCGAGGGAACCATTGTGGAAACGGGACAAGCCATAGCAACCGTGGGCAATACCGGTATGCGCGCCAACGTTACCGGTGTAATAGAAAGCCCCAGCGGTGAACCCCATCTCCACTTTGAAATCTGGCACGGCAATACATTCCTGGGCCAGGGCCGCTCTCCGGACACCGTCCGCAGACTATACTCACGTATCTTAGATTAA
- a CDS encoding HAAS signaling domain-containing protein, which translates to MDYQSEQLLNQYLDDVERELSDISPSLRRDFVAEIRSHFVEEWNHTAGESPAEMRNILERFGDAREIAAEFREKHNLAEKRQAPTTQPFPPVLIIILTIFLWPVGIILAWLSPSWETRHKIVATVLPVFMLLLLPMAAIGAYTTSVETVSYVQEVDISDGYSESPVGGAEGPERIYVEQSRETGPSRLLSIVGFIVAGTLLLIGNPLGSGIYLAMTKDPTH; encoded by the coding sequence ATGGACTATCAGTCTGAACAGCTGCTTAATCAATATCTGGATGATGTGGAACGAGAACTCTCCGATATCTCTCCTTCTTTGCGCCGGGATTTTGTGGCGGAAATCCGTTCTCACTTTGTGGAGGAATGGAATCATACTGCCGGGGAATCACCTGCGGAAATGCGCAACATTCTGGAACGGTTCGGCGACGCCCGGGAAATTGCCGCTGAATTCAGAGAGAAGCACAACCTGGCTGAAAAAAGGCAGGCCCCAACAACACAGCCCTTCCCTCCTGTTTTAATTATTATCCTCACCATCTTTTTATGGCCGGTAGGAATTATTTTGGCCTGGCTCTCTCCTTCCTGGGAAACCAGACATAAAATAGTGGCCACAGTGCTGCCGGTATTTATGCTACTACTTCTACCCATGGCAGCGATTGGTGCCTATACCACTTCAGTGGAAACTGTCTCCTATGTGCAAGAGGTTGACATCTCAGATGGATACTCAGAAAGTCCGGTAGGCGGAGCAGAAGGCCCTGAGAGAATCTATGTGGAGCAGAGCAGGGAAACAGGCCCTTCCCGATTGCTGAGTATTGTGGGGTTCATTGTTGCAGGCACCCTGCTATTAATCGGCAATCCCCTGGGCTCCGGAATTTATCTGGCCATGACCAAAGACCCTACCCATTAG
- a CDS encoding PadR family transcriptional regulator — MEYCVLAVIAEGEKYGYEIVKVLTERGLTTHEGTIYPLLSRLHKEGLVQAAWRESGSAVPRKYYRATRDGMRALNEFKESWSHFSQSVDGILWGEQ; from the coding sequence TTGGAGTATTGTGTCCTGGCGGTTATTGCCGAGGGGGAAAAATACGGTTATGAGATTGTCAAGGTGCTGACGGAACGCGGACTGACAACTCATGAAGGCACCATCTATCCTTTGCTTTCCCGGCTGCATAAAGAGGGCTTGGTTCAGGCTGCGTGGCGGGAATCAGGCAGTGCGGTACCCCGTAAATATTACCGGGCTACCCGGGATGGGATGAGAGCCCTCAATGAGTTTAAGGAAAGCTGGTCACACTTTTCCCAGTCGGTAGACGGGATATTATGGGGGGAACAATAA
- a CDS encoding diguanylate cyclase domain-containing protein: MPRIKLMTEVGSGGDVMSLRNKTFLILGSTLILLLVTMYGAFNHIFLQSSNEMERNDVKQNITRINRALQSELRKLDTVAFDWANWDATYDFMETRSQDSLENLADDYFVNLQLNFMLFLDSRGMIVYATGFDLDEEAKKPIPKGLSTHLGPDSPFLSAEADSVNGLLTLASDTAMVAARPILPPGEDGSPRGTLVVGRYLGSSDLATWSASTLVPIQKYSYSDFHYPEDLTPVTVDGQKGYVSVVNNSTISGISVLADLYGEPAAVLEFDQARPIQQMGAETFHRMTLIMLIIALPFSIFMIFFMEKTILSRVSRLSQSFEKVESRKDVFKRLEKEGVKDELSSLTGNINQMLNQLEESQQNMMITQNLLDLVVHLDPEGRFSYISPSHKAVLGHDPHDLLGVSAFDLVHPSDRAKVVESFSQFAHTQTIERQEFRYRHIKGHYLWLESIANPLYDEHDNITGILVSSRDITARKEMEEQMRRLSLYDTLTGLYNRTYFEQEMRRLQNGRSAPIGIIICDVDGLKLFNDSMGHSVGDDLLRSAAEVIKSCFREEDMVARIGGDEFAVLLPHSTPETLETACHRIREAISRYNEESPGLHLSISIGHAIGDGGTNITELFKEADNNMYREKLHRSRSARSATVQILMKALQARDYVTEGHADRLQNLVGQLAQTLELPKHKISDIRLFAQFHDIGKVGIPDRLLFKKAPLNEEERQEMKRHCEIGHRIALSAPDLVPIADWILKHHEWWDGNGYPFGLKELEIPLECRILAIADAYDAMTSQRPYRDALSHKEAAEELRKYSGSQFDPNLVEPFLDIVEQQLKEANQNRDNDIA; this comes from the coding sequence GTGCCAAGAATTAAATTAATGACGGAAGTTGGCTCCGGAGGCGATGTTATGTCTTTGCGCAACAAAACATTCTTAATCTTGGGAAGCACCTTGATTCTCCTGCTTGTCACCATGTACGGTGCTTTTAACCATATCTTTTTACAAAGCAGCAATGAGATGGAGAGAAACGACGTTAAACAAAATATCACCCGTATTAACCGTGCCCTGCAGTCCGAGTTGAGAAAATTGGATACGGTGGCCTTTGACTGGGCCAACTGGGACGCAACCTACGATTTCATGGAAACCAGATCCCAAGACTCCCTTGAAAATCTGGCCGATGATTACTTTGTCAATCTTCAATTAAACTTTATGCTGTTTCTTGACTCCCGGGGCATGATTGTTTATGCTACAGGTTTTGACCTGGATGAAGAAGCAAAAAAGCCAATACCGAAAGGATTATCCACACACCTGGGACCGGATAGTCCGTTTCTTTCTGCTGAAGCCGATTCAGTTAATGGGTTGCTTACCCTGGCATCAGATACAGCTATGGTTGCCGCCCGCCCTATCCTGCCTCCCGGCGAAGACGGTTCTCCCCGCGGCACACTGGTTGTGGGACGATATCTTGGGAGTTCGGATTTAGCCACCTGGTCGGCAAGCACCCTGGTACCCATACAGAAATATAGTTACTCAGATTTTCATTATCCGGAAGACCTGACCCCCGTCACTGTAGACGGACAAAAGGGCTATGTTTCCGTAGTAAATAACAGCACCATCTCCGGAATCTCTGTCTTGGCAGATCTGTATGGGGAGCCGGCAGCGGTGCTGGAGTTTGATCAGGCCCGCCCCATCCAGCAAATGGGTGCGGAGACCTTCCACCGCATGACTCTGATAATGTTAATAATCGCCCTGCCCTTTAGCATCTTCATGATTTTCTTTATGGAAAAAACAATACTTTCCCGGGTTTCCCGGCTTAGCCAGAGCTTTGAGAAGGTTGAAAGCAGAAAAGATGTTTTTAAACGCTTGGAGAAAGAAGGCGTCAAAGACGAACTGTCTTCACTGACGGGAAATATTAATCAGATGCTCAATCAACTGGAAGAATCCCAGCAAAACATGATGATTACCCAAAACCTGCTGGATTTGGTGGTCCACCTTGACCCGGAGGGCCGTTTTAGCTATATCAGCCCCAGCCACAAAGCGGTGCTTGGTCACGATCCCCATGACTTGTTAGGTGTTTCTGCCTTTGATCTTGTCCATCCCTCCGACAGGGCTAAGGTAGTGGAATCGTTTTCCCAGTTTGCACACACACAAACCATCGAGCGGCAGGAATTTCGTTACCGGCACATCAAAGGCCACTATCTCTGGCTGGAGTCCATCGCCAATCCCCTGTACGATGAACACGACAATATCACCGGCATCCTGGTAAGCAGTCGTGACATTACCGCCCGCAAAGAAATGGAAGAACAAATGCGCCGGCTTAGCCTTTATGATACCTTAACCGGCCTTTATAATCGCACTTATTTCGAACAGGAAATGCGCCGCCTGCAAAACGGCCGCAGCGCTCCCATCGGCATCATCATCTGCGATGTGGACGGGCTGAAACTCTTTAACGACAGCATGGGCCACAGTGTTGGCGATGATTTGCTGCGCAGCGCAGCGGAAGTGATTAAGAGCTGTTTCCGTGAAGAGGATATGGTGGCCCGTATTGGCGGCGATGAGTTTGCCGTCCTGCTGCCCCACAGTACCCCCGAAACTCTGGAGACCGCCTGCCACCGCATCCGGGAAGCCATCTCCCGCTACAATGAAGAGAGCCCCGGACTCCACCTCAGCATCTCCATTGGCCATGCCATTGGAGACGGCGGCACCAATATAACCGAACTGTTCAAAGAGGCAGACAATAACATGTACCGCGAAAAGCTTCATCGCAGCCGCAGTGCCCGCAGTGCTACGGTCCAGATTCTTATGAAAGCACTGCAAGCCAGAGACTATGTTACCGAAGGGCACGCCGACCGCCTGCAAAATCTGGTAGGCCAACTGGCCCAGACCCTGGAACTTCCCAAGCACAAAATCTCCGATATTCGTCTGTTTGCCCAGTTCCATGATATCGGCAAGGTAGGAATACCGGATCGTCTGCTTTTTAAAAAGGCACCTTTAAATGAAGAAGAAAGACAAGAGATGAAGCGCCACTGTGAAATCGGCCACCGTATTGCTTTATCGGCGCCGGATTTGGTGCCAATTGCCGACTGGATTCTTAAACACCATGAGTGGTGGGACGGCAACGGCTACCCCTTCGGGTTAAAAGAACTGGAAATTCCTCTGGAGTGCCGCATCCTGGCCATTGCCGATGCCTATGATGCCATGACCAGCCAGCGCCCTTACCGCGATGCCTTATCGCACAAAGAAGCGGCAGAAGAGCTGCGCAAGTACTCCGGCAGTCAGTTTGATCCCAATCTGGTGGAACCGTTCCTTGATATTGTGGAGCAGCAGCTGAAAGAAGCCAACCAAAACAGAGATAACGATATTGCCTAA
- a CDS encoding spore coat protein, which produces MDPNATITTETGAQKIGKQVSINFQKDQSINDLDRLYDVLLHHKHMMNVYQISSSEAVDINLHNLLNTCRHRLQQQHGKVLDTLFNMGEYTADIAPPSQVKDISAVFMGYLNQLPYKTKMPH; this is translated from the coding sequence ATGGATCCCAATGCCACCATTACCACAGAAACCGGCGCTCAAAAAATCGGCAAACAAGTCTCCATCAACTTTCAAAAGGATCAGTCCATCAATGATCTGGATCGTCTCTATGACGTCCTGTTGCACCATAAGCATATGATGAATGTTTATCAGATTTCCTCCTCTGAAGCGGTGGACATCAACCTCCACAATCTCCTGAATACCTGCCGCCACCGGCTGCAGCAACAACACGGCAAAGTCCTGGACACTCTCTTTAATATGGGGGAATACACCGCCGACATCGCACCCCCTTCTCAGGTAAAAGATATCTCCGCTGTTTTCATGGGCTACCTAAACCAATTACCCTACAAAACAAAAATGCCCCATTAA
- a CDS encoding YqeG family HAD IIIA-type phosphatase, whose protein sequence is MSALKLLKPNQMVDSIYHIDLQQLKQQGIKAIIADLDNTLVPWRSSEVQEKLVDWINTVRDADLKIAIVSNNTSARVEAMSSQLGVIALGGAIKPRRGAFRSIAAQFNLYPKEVAVVGDQLFTDILGGNRTGMHTILVTPMSTHEFIGTKIVRQIEKVFLRNLNNKST, encoded by the coding sequence GTGAGTGCACTGAAGCTCTTAAAACCAAATCAGATGGTGGATTCCATCTACCACATAGACCTGCAGCAATTAAAACAACAGGGGATTAAAGCCATCATTGCGGACCTGGATAATACACTGGTGCCCTGGCGTTCTTCCGAAGTACAGGAAAAACTGGTTGACTGGATTAATACCGTTCGCGACGCCGATTTAAAAATTGCCATCGTCTCCAACAACACATCCGCCCGGGTAGAAGCCATGTCCTCCCAATTGGGTGTAATTGCCCTGGGCGGCGCTATCAAACCCCGCCGCGGTGCTTTTCGCAGCATTGCCGCCCAATTCAATCTCTACCCCAAGGAAGTGGCGGTGGTGGGAGACCAACTCTTTACTGACATCTTAGGCGGCAACCGCACCGGCATGCATACCATCCTGGTCACTCCCATGAGTACCCATGAATTCATCGGCACTAAAATCGTCCGCCAAATAGAAAAAGTATTTCTCCGTAATTTAAATAACAAAAGCACCTGA